Proteins from a genomic interval of Sphingobacterium sp. SYP-B4668:
- a CDS encoding cation:proton antiporter, whose amino-acid sequence MKRFRSSFFYISIIGLCSMIMYWTCKFGLDREEGRTITMPDTGKGHWYEFVDTLSHNLQHPLAVLLAQIITIIVVARLFGWLFKKIGQPSVIGEIIAGIILGPSFFGMYFPEITAMLFPKESLGNLQMLSQVGLVLFMFVVGMELDLNILRNKAHDAVVISHASIIIPFTLGMGLSYFIYLDYAPDNVQFLSFALFLGIAMSITAFPVLARIVQERGIQKSRLGTVVLTCAAADDITAWCILAIVIAIVKAGSFVSALYVIGLAIIYVIIMIKLVRPFLKRIGDLHAQRDNLGAPIVAIFFLVLIVSSYMSEVIGVHALFGAFMAGAIMPENKKFRHIFIEKVEDVALVLLLPLFFVYTGLRTEIGLLNDAELWKTTGWIIAVAVIGKFAGSALAARFVGQNWRDSFTIGALMNTRGLMELVVLNIGYDLGVLSPEIFAMMVVMALVTTFMTGPALDFINWYFRKQTNIAPDYISEKTKYNILLSFGNPETGVSLLRLAHSMTKKNTKLNTLTALHLSADNMLPQYDWEREEKDCFTPLVAVSEDLKQPLTTHFKVSNDINSDIIDTVNEGNYDFLLIGVGQSIFEGSLLGKILGFTTRIINPERIINQMSGREQIFEYAAFDDRTSSILSGSNVSVGVLIDKGQTEFRRILVPVFCEEDSFLIDYAKKFITNSNAQIVILDVQGSVRENSYVKEAIRAIEHMASNQITLMHERIIDKKFVSEQQLLLVSLKSWKKLVESKSRWLTDAPSTLIIKHKA is encoded by the coding sequence ATGAAGAGATTTAGAAGTAGTTTTTTTTACATCAGTATTATCGGTCTCTGTTCGATGATTATGTACTGGACATGTAAGTTTGGGTTAGATAGAGAAGAGGGGCGGACTATTACGATGCCTGACACGGGAAAAGGTCATTGGTATGAATTTGTGGATACACTTTCGCATAATTTGCAACATCCTCTAGCTGTATTGCTTGCTCAGATTATAACGATTATTGTAGTGGCGCGTCTGTTTGGCTGGCTTTTCAAAAAAATAGGTCAACCATCTGTTATTGGAGAAATTATTGCTGGGATTATTTTGGGGCCATCTTTTTTTGGCATGTATTTTCCCGAGATTACAGCGATGCTTTTTCCTAAGGAATCCTTAGGTAACCTCCAAATGTTAAGTCAGGTCGGTTTAGTCCTCTTTATGTTTGTCGTTGGAATGGAACTGGATTTGAATATCTTAAGAAATAAGGCGCATGATGCTGTGGTGATTAGTCATGCGAGTATTATTATACCTTTTACGCTTGGCATGGGCTTGTCTTATTTTATTTATTTGGACTATGCACCTGATAATGTCCAATTCTTATCTTTTGCATTATTCTTGGGTATTGCGATGAGCATAACGGCTTTTCCAGTGTTAGCGCGTATCGTACAGGAAAGAGGTATTCAGAAGAGCCGATTAGGTACCGTGGTCTTGACCTGTGCTGCAGCGGATGATATCACAGCGTGGTGTATTCTGGCAATCGTTATTGCTATCGTGAAAGCCGGGTCGTTCGTTAGTGCACTTTATGTGATAGGTCTTGCAATAATCTATGTAATCATTATGATTAAATTAGTGCGTCCATTTTTAAAACGCATTGGAGACCTTCATGCACAGCGAGATAATCTTGGAGCTCCTATAGTGGCTATTTTCTTCTTGGTCCTTATTGTTTCGTCTTATATGAGTGAAGTGATTGGGGTGCACGCTTTGTTTGGTGCGTTTATGGCGGGAGCGATAATGCCAGAGAATAAAAAGTTTAGACATATTTTTATAGAGAAGGTGGAAGATGTCGCGTTGGTGCTTTTGCTCCCCTTGTTTTTTGTCTATACGGGATTGCGTACCGAGATTGGCCTGCTAAATGATGCAGAGCTCTGGAAGACTACTGGCTGGATTATTGCCGTAGCCGTGATCGGAAAATTTGCGGGGAGTGCTCTAGCAGCACGTTTTGTAGGGCAGAATTGGCGTGATAGCTTTACTATAGGTGCGCTGATGAATACCAGAGGCTTGATGGAGCTCGTTGTTCTTAATATTGGCTATGACTTAGGGGTGTTGTCCCCTGAGATATTTGCAATGATGGTGGTTATGGCTTTGGTAACGACTTTTATGACCGGGCCAGCTCTTGATTTCATCAATTGGTATTTTCGTAAGCAGACAAATATAGCGCCTGATTATATTAGTGAAAAAACTAAATACAATATCTTGTTGTCTTTTGGAAACCCAGAAACAGGCGTCTCACTATTGCGTTTGGCGCATAGTATGACGAAGAAAAATACAAAACTCAATACATTGACAGCACTACATCTTTCGGCAGACAATATGCTTCCTCAGTACGATTGGGAACGGGAGGAAAAAGATTGTTTTACTCCATTGGTCGCTGTATCTGAAGATTTAAAGCAACCCTTGACGACGCATTTTAAAGTTTCGAATGATATTAATTCGGATATTATCGATACTGTTAATGAAGGGAATTATGATTTTCTTCTGATTGGAGTCGGACAGTCTATTTTTGAGGGAAGTCTTTTGGGTAAAATCTTGGGCTTTACAACGCGCATTATCAATCCTGAACGTATCATCAATCAAATGTCTGGAAGGGAGCAGATTTTTGAGTACGCAGCCTTTGATGATCGTACATCATCCATACTAAGTGGAAGCAATGTGTCTGTAGGAGTTTTGATAGATAAAGGACAGACGGAATTTAGACGGATACTAGTTCCTGTTTTTTGTGAAGAGGATTCCTTTTTAATTGATTACGCCAAGAAATTTATCACGAACAGCAATGCCCAGATTGTGATTTTGGATGTCCAGGGAAGTGTGCGTGAAAATTCATATGTCAAGGAGGCGATTCGAGCCATAGAACATATGGCGTCTAATCAAATTACTCTAATGCACGAACGCATCATCGATAAGAAATTTGTATCTGAACAGCAGCTGTTGCTCGTGAGCTTGAAAAGTTGGAAGAAACTTGTGGAATCTAAAAGTAGATGGCTTACCGATGCTCCGTCAACATTGATTATTAAGCATAAAGCCTAG
- a CDS encoding LytR/AlgR family response regulator transcription factor: MSVLKCILLDDELPGLRFLKLIVEQIPGIEIVKVYDSPTKFLEERNILDFNLCIMDIEMPKVNGLMVAEKLSDKMVIFVTAYSAYAADAFDLNVVDYVRKPLNKERLEHAIIKARTRFRDDETIRVAFNTDQGKYLLKPSEINYIVNSTIDSRDKDVYMQDGRTICVKNVTFARLEEVLPKNDFCRVNKREIVALHIVKSYTHNMILTTLKSDNSPLSFQLSSTYRARFIERLNR; the protein is encoded by the coding sequence TTGAGCGTACTAAAATGCATATTACTGGATGATGAGCTTCCTGGGTTAAGGTTTCTCAAATTGATAGTTGAGCAGATTCCCGGAATAGAGATCGTGAAGGTATATGATAGTCCAACAAAGTTTTTAGAAGAAAGAAATATACTCGACTTCAACCTCTGCATAATGGATATTGAGATGCCTAAGGTCAATGGCCTGATGGTTGCTGAAAAGTTGAGTGATAAGATGGTTATTTTTGTCACCGCTTATTCTGCATATGCAGCTGATGCTTTTGATTTGAACGTGGTTGATTATGTGAGAAAGCCACTTAATAAAGAGCGTTTGGAGCACGCTATAATTAAAGCCCGTACGCGTTTTAGGGATGATGAAACGATTAGGGTAGCATTTAATACTGATCAGGGAAAGTACTTATTGAAGCCATCTGAGATTAATTACATTGTAAATTCGACAATTGATAGTCGTGATAAAGATGTGTATATGCAGGATGGCCGTACTATTTGTGTCAAAAATGTCACTTTTGCTAGACTGGAGGAAGTGCTGCCAAAGAACGACTTTTGCCGAGTTAACAAAAGAGAGATTGTTGCTTTGCATATTGTCAAATCTTACACACATAATATGATATTGACAACGCTTAAATCAGATAATAGCCCTCTTAGTTTTCAACTTTCCAGTACGTACCGAGCACGATTTATAGAGCGGTTGAATCGATAG
- a CDS encoding histidine kinase, producing the protein MLLKQSRFQKNRLQHVEQHFAQLEKRFDGMHLKSLESKLHPHLFKNILNSVQSHAYQTYYTLDKLANVLDYILYEGRDDYVSIKSEIDFSRSLIDINKIKVSPLFDIRVKTKVATSHEYYEQKLISPMLCLDFIENAFKHADLQSAEAYISFYFELSDNGLFHFTVSNTASEHWQLTKQNGGMGIEAFEHRLRILYKNCFKLERFTENNIFTAHLTLDLRELERTKMHITG; encoded by the coding sequence ATGTTACTGAAACAATCCCGTTTTCAAAAGAATAGGCTGCAGCATGTTGAGCAGCACTTTGCACAGCTTGAGAAAAGATTTGATGGTATGCACCTGAAGTCTTTAGAATCTAAGTTGCACCCCCATCTTTTTAAGAATATTTTGAATTCCGTACAATCACATGCATACCAAACTTATTATACATTAGATAAGTTGGCCAATGTACTTGATTACATCCTTTATGAAGGACGAGATGACTATGTCTCCATTAAATCTGAAATAGATTTCTCAAGGAGTTTAATTGACATCAACAAAATCAAAGTCAGTCCGCTTTTTGATATCAGGGTAAAAACTAAAGTTGCGACTTCTCATGAATATTATGAGCAAAAGCTCATTTCCCCTATGTTGTGCTTAGATTTTATCGAAAATGCGTTTAAGCATGCAGATCTTCAAAGTGCTGAGGCTTACATTTCGTTCTATTTCGAGCTTTCGGATAATGGGCTTTTTCATTTTACGGTCTCCAATACTGCTAGTGAGCATTGGCAATTGACCAAGCAAAATGGGGGGATGGGAATAGAAGCTTTTGAACATCGTCTGCGCATATTGTATAAAAATTGTTTTAAATTGGAGCGTTTTACAGAAAACAATATATTTACTGCCCATCTTACATTAGATCTTAGAGAACTTGAGCGTACTAAAATGCATATTACTGGATGA
- a CDS encoding iron chaperone: MQLVDEYIQSASVPLQGKLQQIRELIKSLVPEAVEGFSYKMPSYKLNGKPLLYFAHYPGHIGLYATPTANIKFEKELRNYKQGKGPIQFPNDHSLPLELIKKIIVFRRNENEKQ; this comes from the coding sequence ATGCAACTAGTCGATGAATACATCCAATCAGCATCCGTCCCCTTGCAAGGCAAGCTGCAGCAAATACGAGAATTGATAAAATCATTGGTTCCTGAGGCCGTTGAAGGTTTTTCTTACAAGATGCCTTCTTATAAATTAAATGGCAAACCTTTGCTATACTTTGCCCATTACCCTGGACATATAGGCTTATATGCGACACCAACGGCCAATATCAAATTTGAGAAAGAGTTAAGGAATTATAAACAGGGAAAGGGACCTATCCAATTTCCGAATGACCATAGTCTCCCTCTTGAATTAATTAAGAAAATAATCGTCTTCAGAAGAAACGAAAACGAGAAGCAATGA
- a CDS encoding DUF3060 domain-containing protein has product MKKSIVMICSGILFLSSGVYANMSVGGHPIDIQKQGKEIKVTGMNNTRTIKCTGDEIVSIEGASNKVTILGSFAKLNVEGASNNVKADNVAKIEVEGTQNMINVNQVDSVSVEGAHNHIHYKESANKSGKADISIEGADNMVMKLK; this is encoded by the coding sequence ATGAAAAAGTCAATAGTAATGATTTGCTCAGGTATTCTCTTTCTTAGCAGTGGGGTATATGCAAATATGTCCGTTGGTGGCCATCCAATAGATATTCAAAAGCAAGGAAAAGAGATTAAAGTGACAGGTATGAACAATACCCGTACAATTAAGTGTACAGGTGACGAAATTGTCAGTATCGAAGGTGCAAGTAACAAGGTAACCATTCTTGGTTCATTTGCGAAATTGAATGTGGAAGGCGCCAGCAATAATGTTAAAGCAGACAATGTAGCGAAAATTGAAGTTGAAGGGACGCAAAATATGATAAATGTTAATCAAGTCGACTCTGTCTCTGTAGAAGGTGCACATAATCACATCCACTATAAGGAATCTGCAAATAAGTCAGGAAAGGCGGATATATCTATTGAAGGAGCGGATAATATGGTTATGAAATTGAAGTAG